A window from Chitinophaga filiformis encodes these proteins:
- a CDS encoding RagB/SusD family nutrient uptake outer membrane protein — protein sequence MVNKISTSRVHYRGLFLLIIGASIFAGCRKFLEVKPPSTSLNADNVYRSNATAISVLTNVYSKLSQSDVFYGEELTSVQSITGILGDELNLYSEISIDDYVNTFRNNLSSSNIIASRFWNNCYNNIFIINSALEGLTQSESLTKEVRQQLIGEAKFMRAFFYFYLLNLYGEVPLILTTDYKVNSNIPRADTGLVWNQIKSDLIDAKELLSSDFRDISLLSKTSERVRPTRWSASALLSRVYLYTGEYNAAISEATNVINEKNLFDTVEIEHVFLKNNREAIWQLQPVDVGFNTREARTFVIPPSGFTGESYPVYMSANLIESFDLRDKRLQTWVGSISFNGDIYRFPYKYKLYEQTGDLEEYSTVLRLAEQFLIRAEARLRVNDLVGAVDDINIIRKRAGLDDLGLSTPENILKSLIKERQLELFSEWGHRWFDMKRLKIVDDVMTKVDAEKGAEWSAYKQQLPIPYFEMRSNPSLVQNNGY from the coding sequence ATGGTAAACAAAATATCAACAAGTAGGGTACATTATAGAGGACTTTTCCTATTAATTATCGGCGCTTCAATATTTGCAGGATGCCGTAAGTTTCTGGAAGTGAAGCCGCCTTCTACAAGCTTAAATGCAGATAATGTATATCGATCAAATGCAACGGCTATTTCTGTGCTAACTAACGTTTACTCAAAATTAAGTCAGTCGGATGTGTTTTATGGTGAGGAATTGACAAGTGTTCAGTCGATAACTGGAATACTCGGGGACGAGTTAAATCTATATAGCGAGATTTCGATCGATGACTATGTAAACACTTTTAGAAATAATCTATCGAGTTCAAATATTATCGCTAGTCGATTTTGGAATAATTGTTACAATAATATATTTATTATTAATTCGGCATTGGAAGGCCTGACGCAGAGTGAATCGCTGACAAAAGAGGTAAGACAGCAATTGATTGGGGAAGCAAAATTTATGCGTGCGTTCTTTTATTTTTATCTATTAAATTTATACGGAGAGGTTCCGCTTATTTTGACAACGGATTATAAAGTTAATTCGAATATACCAAGAGCCGATACTGGATTAGTATGGAATCAAATAAAATCAGATTTGATTGATGCGAAAGAGTTGCTGAGCAGCGATTTTCGTGATATAAGCCTTTTGTCGAAAACGTCAGAACGGGTGAGGCCAACAAGATGGAGCGCAAGCGCACTTCTATCCAGAGTATATTTATACACAGGCGAATATAATGCAGCTATCTCAGAAGCGACAAATGTAATTAACGAGAAAAATTTGTTTGATACTGTTGAGATTGAACACGTTTTTTTGAAGAACAATCGAGAAGCGATTTGGCAGTTACAGCCGGTGGATGTTGGGTTTAATACTAGAGAAGCACGGACGTTTGTAATCCCTCCTTCCGGATTTACAGGCGAGTCGTACCCCGTTTACATGAGTGCTAACTTGATAGAATCATTCGATTTGCGGGACAAGAGGTTACAGACATGGGTAGGTTCGATATCTTTCAACGGTGACATATATAGGTTTCCATACAAATATAAGCTATATGAACAGACTGGGGATTTAGAAGAGTATTCAACTGTGTTGAGATTAGCTGAGCAATTCTTAATTCGAGCTGAAGCACGACTGCGGGTGAATGATTTAGTTGGCGCTGTTGATGACATCAATATAATAAGAAAGAGGGCTGGTCTTGACGATTTGGGTTTGAGTACACCTGAGAATATATTAAAATCCCTTATTAAGGAAAGGCAACTAGAGCTATTTAGTGAATGGGGGCATCGGTGGTTTGATATGAAGCGATTGAAAATAGTGGATGATGTTATGACCAAAGTAGATGCGGAGAAGGGCGCTGAATGGAGTGCTTATAAGCAGCAGCTTCCAATTCCCTACTTTGAAATGCGTTCAAATCCATCTCTTGTACAAAATAACGGTTATTAA
- a CDS encoding glycoside hydrolase family 2 protein, translated as MLKKLYLSTVLFFMLSAFFAFGQDKMSWRMQPVTIHTRWAKDVNPNNPFSEYPRPQMVRSNWCNLNGLWEYTITDLQNAVPSRYEGRILVPYPLESALSGVERSLQPYQNLWYMRTFDKPVLKDGDRVLLHFGAVDWQATIYINDKEVGSHTGGYQAFTLDITEQLRRGKNRLVVKVFDPTDKGIGPHGKQVLKPGNIYYTSSSGIWQTVWMETVPADYITGFMMTPDIDKGTLNVKVNAPADASIELVASETGREVGKIGGKAGALLELPVKNMKVWSPETPFLYDLTIKLIKGDKIIDTVRTYFGMRKIAIQKDERGVDRIFLNNKPYFNFGTLDQGFWPDGLYTAPTDSALKFDIEIIKAMGFNTIRKHIKIEPARWYYYTDKLGMLVWQDLVNPNQRLRDGAKEQYEKESKETLEQLHNNPSITTWVIFNEKWGAYDQQRITEWVKTIDSSRIVNGHSGEMLYVNNELRSPSQNPWVSSDMTDVHSYPFPRNAPKLLGKARVLGEFGGIGVPVIGHLWDDLVTGWGYDGIVSPTTMQRQYKKMIDSIKVLEGLGLSGSIYTQPFDVEGEQNGLITYDRNVSKVPLSVIRSINSIVTNNVLSEAKLEQLFSIRNAAEQDSIYEEEMRKFKVGSKDSLLLRRISIFARAKNDAKTADVASNQYIESLVDPFQWHNLKFIVSFTDESKDVGFNFLLRNYQLIDSILGENIGENALLTICYNEELKPLEMSEKPNWDSSEKRILSKYGIVGHIFYLNRKAMLAVDRDIRTFVSAKNTLHERYPGSISPVDMNNDAWTVFEKSDDKGLLSTALGWVKKAISMEEENAAYIDTYANLLYKLGSKKEAISNQEKAVRLAPKEKSYLTTLSKMKEGGQTW; from the coding sequence ATGTTAAAGAAATTATACTTAAGTACTGTTCTATTTTTCATGCTAAGTGCGTTTTTTGCATTTGGCCAAGATAAGATGTCTTGGAGAATGCAGCCAGTAACGATTCATACCCGTTGGGCTAAAGATGTAAATCCAAATAATCCTTTTTCAGAATATCCACGTCCACAAATGGTCCGGAGTAATTGGTGTAATTTGAACGGCTTGTGGGAATATACTATTACTGATTTGCAGAACGCTGTGCCATCCAGGTACGAAGGCAGAATATTGGTTCCATATCCGTTGGAATCAGCGTTATCAGGTGTGGAAAGGTCTTTACAGCCATATCAGAATCTTTGGTATATGAGGACTTTTGATAAACCTGTTCTTAAAGATGGAGATCGCGTATTGCTTCATTTCGGTGCGGTGGACTGGCAGGCAACAATATATATAAATGATAAGGAAGTTGGTAGCCATACAGGGGGATATCAAGCCTTTACTCTGGATATTACAGAGCAGTTAAGACGTGGTAAGAATAGATTGGTTGTCAAAGTATTTGATCCGACTGACAAGGGGATTGGACCTCATGGTAAGCAAGTACTTAAACCAGGTAACATATATTATACTTCTTCGTCTGGCATTTGGCAGACCGTATGGATGGAAACTGTGCCTGCAGATTATATTACGGGGTTTATGATGACGCCAGATATTGACAAAGGCACTCTAAATGTTAAGGTCAATGCACCAGCTGACGCTTCTATTGAATTGGTTGCTAGCGAAACAGGTAGGGAGGTCGGTAAAATAGGTGGCAAGGCTGGGGCTTTGTTAGAACTACCAGTTAAAAATATGAAGGTATGGTCTCCCGAAACACCCTTTTTGTATGACTTGACTATAAAGCTCATAAAGGGTGATAAGATAATAGACACTGTAAGAACCTACTTTGGAATGCGAAAGATTGCTATACAGAAAGATGAAAGAGGGGTGGATCGCATCTTCTTGAACAATAAGCCTTACTTTAATTTTGGTACACTGGACCAGGGATTCTGGCCGGATGGCTTGTATACAGCGCCTACGGATAGTGCACTGAAGTTCGATATAGAAATCATTAAGGCGATGGGATTTAATACAATCCGTAAACACATCAAAATAGAACCAGCGCGCTGGTATTATTACACCGATAAGCTAGGCATGCTTGTTTGGCAAGACTTAGTTAACCCTAATCAGAGATTACGCGACGGTGCTAAAGAGCAGTACGAAAAAGAAAGTAAGGAAACTCTTGAACAACTGCATAACAATCCATCTATTACAACGTGGGTTATATTTAATGAGAAATGGGGTGCTTATGATCAACAACGGATTACTGAATGGGTTAAAACCATTGATTCTTCCCGTATCGTGAATGGCCACTCTGGCGAAATGTTATATGTAAATAATGAACTTCGTAGTCCAAGTCAGAATCCATGGGTAAGCTCTGATATGACGGATGTTCATTCATATCCGTTCCCTCGTAATGCCCCTAAGCTGCTTGGAAAAGCACGTGTTCTTGGCGAATTTGGAGGCATTGGTGTTCCTGTTATTGGACATCTTTGGGATGATCTGGTGACAGGATGGGGGTATGACGGTATTGTTTCCCCCACTACCATGCAAAGGCAGTATAAGAAAATGATTGATTCGATAAAAGTATTGGAAGGGTTAGGGTTAAGCGGTTCTATATATACTCAACCTTTTGATGTTGAGGGCGAGCAAAATGGTTTAATAACATATGATCGGAATGTGTCTAAAGTTCCTTTATCTGTAATCAGAAGTATAAATTCAATAGTGACTAATAATGTTCTGTCGGAAGCGAAATTGGAACAGTTATTCTCGATCCGGAACGCCGCTGAACAGGATTCGATATATGAGGAAGAAATGAGGAAATTCAAGGTGGGATCTAAGGATTCTCTTCTTTTGCGAAGAATTTCAATATTCGCGCGTGCCAAGAATGACGCTAAAACCGCAGATGTCGCTTCAAATCAGTATATAGAATCGTTGGTTGATCCATTTCAATGGCATAACTTAAAGTTTATTGTGAGTTTTACAGATGAATCAAAAGATGTAGGATTTAATTTCCTCTTGCGGAATTATCAATTAATAGACTCAATATTGGGAGAAAATATAGGTGAGAATGCATTGCTAACAATCTGTTATAACGAAGAATTAAAGCCGCTGGAAATGAGTGAAAAACCCAATTGGGATTCTAGTGAGAAAAGGATTTTATCGAAGTATGGTATCGTTGGACACATATTTTACTTGAATCGAAAGGCAATGTTAGCGGTGGATAGAGATATTCGAACTTTTGTGTCTGCTAAGAACACTTTGCATGAAAGGTACCCAGGCTCAATATCGCCAGTGGATATGAATAATGACGCCTGGACGGTATTTGAAAAATCGGACGATAAGGGATTATTGTCAACAGCATTAGGCTGGGTGAAAAAGGCGATATCAATGGAGGAGGAAAATGCAGCGTATATTGATACATATGCTAACTTATTGTATAAATTGGGTAGTAAGAAAGAGGCCATATCGAATCAAGAGAAAGCCGTTAGATTAGCGCCCAAAGAGAAAAGTTATCTTACTACATTGTCAAAAATGAAAGAAGGTGGACAAACGTGGTAA
- a CDS encoding alpha/beta hydrolase family protein — MNKVLKTLVFFLLFHNCIIFQIFSQDKAIDIDFLKHQDSHETDFQISNSKEFYAVVHRGENIADSIEVRTIDGKRILKLLPEDLVTSGRFSQNGEWYIYTSSNGNNGYYNLKEKKINVISGETCRFIDGDKKTYALYRLDTNWYLKCLEDRRTIQVAIKRAEDLIIAGHMILCLNADSIVTVNLEKYERKVIKKIGIDISAVIIDNNAQRVAFAGRQSLNKQIIDGLYYFTIGDTELIAGPFVKRDQQQEKEESKAVVPVSFAKKGEVLIYKVRSKMDMRYSDSSYSVKVDIWNYKDPVSLSSKSSMEDNSYEEHFEGIKLTTGDTFQVSRPGEMVIGKTDNNNYCILENSYRKYDHFWRKDSWQTVTIANIGDSSRKVIINKTNDNITDIKLSPNEKFVIWFNNTDKQYYCYNIAREQTSCITDKLPVAIYEKADFIASMKPYGVAGWSDGDSSILINDENDIWIIDVLGSKSRRITSGMGRKKGLMFRLMPSHAFETDLLVQRNDVIRLVVYDKTTKRNGFAYINSLNDSVPHLLAMEDALFYFPKLYYGNGSIDMGGIPPTRLADGDFLVRRQTVESGISYCLTKDFRHFTEVWRDSPPVGYVWMKTELHTWKNSKGDLLQGILYKPSNFDARKKYPVIFDYYEKRSDELHHFMKPRFSTCRIDIPYYVSNGYLIFVPDIIYKAGETCQSATDCVVSAARYLSTFDWIDTMKLGLQGHSFGGYQTNCIITHSNLFAAACEASGASNLTSANGELFGVNYQGGARHFVYEEYQGNLRSPMFENPDLYIKNSPVFFVKNVSTPLLIMHNKDDGAVLFSQAVEMYLGLYRAMKPVWLLQYDGHGHGTWGEASVDFTIRMKQFFDHYLKGEKAPVWMSKGVPYYLRSKYSGLDLEDIPIEE, encoded by the coding sequence ATGAATAAGGTTCTTAAAACGCTTGTTTTTTTTCTTCTATTTCACAACTGTATTATATTTCAAATATTTTCTCAAGATAAAGCAATAGACATTGATTTCTTAAAACATCAGGACTCTCATGAAACGGATTTCCAAATTAGTAACAGTAAGGAATTCTACGCGGTTGTTCATAGGGGAGAAAATATAGCGGATTCTATTGAAGTTCGGACGATAGATGGAAAGAGAATATTGAAGCTCCTTCCTGAGGATTTAGTAACATCTGGTAGATTTAGCCAAAACGGCGAATGGTACATTTATACATCTTCCAATGGGAATAATGGATATTATAATTTAAAAGAGAAAAAAATAAATGTCATTTCTGGTGAAACCTGCCGATTCATTGATGGCGACAAGAAAACTTACGCTCTATACAGGTTGGACACGAATTGGTATTTGAAATGTCTGGAGGACCGGAGGACAATTCAGGTTGCAATCAAACGAGCTGAGGATCTAATTATCGCTGGGCATATGATACTTTGTCTAAATGCTGATTCAATTGTAACTGTGAATCTTGAAAAGTATGAAAGAAAAGTTATCAAAAAAATAGGAATAGATATATCTGCTGTGATAATTGACAATAATGCCCAGAGGGTCGCTTTTGCCGGGAGACAGTCTTTAAATAAACAGATAATCGACGGGTTGTACTACTTTACAATTGGAGATACGGAATTGATCGCTGGACCTTTTGTAAAAAGGGACCAACAGCAAGAAAAAGAAGAAAGTAAAGCGGTTGTACCGGTGTCATTTGCAAAAAAGGGAGAGGTTTTGATTTACAAAGTTCGCTCGAAGATGGATATGCGGTATTCTGATAGCAGCTACTCAGTGAAGGTTGATATTTGGAATTATAAAGACCCGGTTTCGCTTTCATCTAAATCTTCAATGGAAGATAATTCTTATGAAGAGCACTTTGAGGGAATTAAACTAACTACTGGTGATACATTTCAGGTCTCAAGGCCTGGCGAAATGGTTATTGGAAAGACCGATAATAATAATTATTGTATATTGGAAAATTCCTATAGAAAGTACGATCATTTCTGGAGGAAAGATTCATGGCAAACAGTAACAATTGCAAATATTGGAGATTCGAGCAGAAAGGTTATTATTAATAAAACGAACGATAATATTACTGATATTAAGCTTTCTCCAAACGAAAAATTTGTTATTTGGTTTAATAATACCGATAAGCAATACTATTGTTACAATATAGCCCGTGAGCAGACAAGCTGTATTACAGATAAGTTGCCGGTCGCCATATATGAGAAGGCTGATTTTATAGCAAGTATGAAGCCTTACGGAGTCGCAGGTTGGTCGGATGGTGATTCATCAATTTTAATAAATGATGAGAATGATATTTGGATCATCGATGTTTTGGGCAGTAAATCTCGCCGTATTACTAGTGGTATGGGTAGAAAAAAGGGATTAATGTTTAGGTTGATGCCGAGTCATGCCTTCGAAACCGATTTACTAGTTCAACGGAATGATGTTATAAGACTTGTTGTGTATGACAAGACTACAAAAAGAAACGGATTTGCGTATATAAACAGTTTGAATGATTCTGTTCCACACCTTTTAGCTATGGAGGACGCATTGTTCTATTTCCCCAAGTTATATTATGGAAATGGTTCAATAGACATGGGAGGTATACCTCCAACCCGTTTGGCTGATGGTGATTTTCTAGTGCGGCGTCAAACAGTGGAAAGTGGTATAAGCTATTGTCTAACTAAAGATTTTAGGCACTTTACGGAGGTTTGGCGAGACAGTCCGCCAGTTGGATATGTCTGGATGAAGACAGAACTACATACATGGAAAAATAGCAAGGGAGATTTGCTGCAGGGAATTCTATATAAACCCTCGAACTTTGACGCCCGAAAAAAGTATCCTGTAATCTTCGATTATTACGAAAAAAGGAGTGATGAATTACATCACTTTATGAAACCTCGTTTTTCTACCTGTAGAATTGATATACCATATTATGTAAGCAACGGGTACTTGATTTTTGTTCCGGATATTATATATAAAGCGGGAGAAACGTGCCAGTCAGCAACAGACTGTGTGGTCTCTGCGGCGAGGTATTTATCGACTTTTGATTGGATAGATACGATGAAACTGGGGCTTCAGGGGCACAGTTTTGGGGGGTATCAAACAAATTGTATTATTACTCACTCAAATCTCTTTGCGGCTGCGTGTGAGGCGTCGGGTGCGTCGAATTTAACAAGTGCAAATGGAGAATTATTTGGTGTTAATTATCAAGGTGGAGCGAGACACTTTGTATATGAGGAGTATCAAGGAAATTTACGGTCTCCTATGTTCGAAAATCCTGATTTGTATATTAAAAATTCCCCCGTTTTTTTCGTTAAAAATGTATCCACTCCATTGTTGATAATGCATAATAAGGATGATGGAGCAGTGTTGTTTTCTCAAGCTGTCGAGATGTATTTGGGTCTTTATAGGGCTATGAAACCTGTTTGGCTGCTTCAATATGATGGTCATGGACACGGAACGTGGGGGGAGGCGTCTGTTGATTTTACCATTAGAATGAAACAGTTTTTTGATCATTATCTGAAGGGCGAGAAGGCCCCAGTTTGGATGTCAAAAGGTGTGCCTTATTATTTGAGATCAAAATACTCGGGTCTGGATTTGGAAGATATTCCTATCGAAGAGTAG
- a CDS encoding nuclear pore complex Nup93/Nic96 family protein produces MARTKNPLFTGAKMARGKIAPGFILKTRGEKAFISKCPDMSNVVPSELQLEYKDRFRSAVEYAKSIVSDPYKKAAYKVRKGSTVYHSAIKDYLENN; encoded by the coding sequence ATGGCAAGAACTAAAAATCCATTATTCACCGGCGCAAAAATGGCCCGCGGTAAAATAGCTCCCGGTTTTATCTTAAAAACCCGTGGCGAAAAAGCATTTATCAGTAAATGCCCCGACATGAGCAACGTCGTTCCTTCCGAATTACAGCTCGAATATAAAGATCGATTTAGATCCGCTGTAGAATATGCAAAGAGCATCGTCAGTGATCCATACAAGAAGGCCGCCTATAAGGTAAGGAAGGGTAGTACAGTATACCACTCTGCTATTAAAGACTATCTTGAGAATAATTGA
- a CDS encoding LytR/AlgR family response regulator transcription factor: protein MKNRMLMLAKGGIHEMLNSDTIVYIRVNLTYSIIKFSDGRSQAIALSLKQFEKYLPPDLFCRTHRKYIVALDHVKSVSRGDITVTGGEEIPLSKDFKQKFFSHFVVITEKTELQEEPL, encoded by the coding sequence ATGAAGAATCGTATGCTTATGCTTGCCAAAGGCGGCATTCACGAAATGCTTAATAGTGATACCATCGTCTATATCCGTGTTAATCTTACCTATAGCATCATTAAGTTTTCAGACGGCCGGTCCCAGGCAATTGCTCTTAGTCTGAAACAGTTTGAGAAGTACCTCCCGCCAGATTTATTTTGTCGCACTCACAGAAAGTATATTGTTGCCCTTGATCATGTTAAGAGCGTCTCCCGAGGTGATATAACGGTCACGGGCGGAGAGGAAATACCACTTAGTAAGGACTTCAAGCAAAAGTTTTTCAGCCATTTTGTGGTAATTACCGAAAAAACGGAATTGCAGGAAGAACCTTTATGA